In Pseudomonas alcaliphila JAB1, a single window of DNA contains:
- the rpsF gene encoding 30S ribosomal protein S6 — protein sequence MRHYEIIFLVHPDQSEQVGGMVERYTKLIEEDGGKIHRLEDWGRRQLAYAINNVHKAHYVMLNVECTGKALAELEDNFRYNDAVIRNLVIRRDEAVTGQSEMLKAEENRSERRERRERPENAESNDGDDSDSNDSDNADE from the coding sequence ATGCGTCATTACGAAATCATCTTTCTGGTTCACCCGGACCAGAGCGAGCAAGTCGGCGGCATGGTCGAGCGTTACACCAAGCTGATCGAAGAAGACGGTGGCAAGATTCACCGCCTGGAAGATTGGGGCCGTCGTCAGCTGGCTTACGCCATCAACAACGTCCACAAAGCCCACTACGTGATGCTCAACGTAGAGTGCACCGGCAAGGCCCTGGCCGAGCTGGAAGACAACTTCCGCTACAACGACGCCGTGATCCGTAACCTGGTCATCCGTCGCGACGAGGCCGTCACTGGCCAGTCCGAGATGCTGAAGGCCGAAGAAAACCGCAGTGAGCGCCGCGAGCGTCGTGAACGTCCTGAAAACGCCGAGTCCAACGACGGCGATGACAGCGACAGCAACGACAGCGACAACGCTGACGAGTAA
- a CDS encoding diguanylate cyclase codes for MLQRFALLLALLLGLSTTGLAAASVVLTDASSGMPLNAHIELLEDDQGTLTIDDLAAPEQQSRFQPANGRASVGQSLNPWWIKVTLQRDMRAPAHWVLEVGSVTQLDLQLHQPDGQGGWLVRQAGERVAFSENRDHPYRRMVFDLPALGEQPTTFYLRAFDPAGNSFPLRIWQLDDLTQLATRENLALGVIYGVVFALLLYNLFILISLRDKAYFWYVLTTAFALLFIMSMTGHGAQYLWPNHPVPAWLDRITLPSLWGLFASRFTQTLLQTRVYVRWAHHLLNMACVIYLIAIVLTLFDQRYLAAWAIALLSLTSIPAALGSAVIRWRQGFFPAQLYLYGYGLVLGSVAILLLRTTGVLQPAEWNAYVFPLAVAAESILFSFALAYRIQILKQERAVALQQADREKTARLAQLQASADELQAAVTARTAELAATNEQLRDRERELQHAAFHDSLTELPNRRYLVERSESALANAERHKESVALLLIDLDHFKPINDRFGHAAGDLMLQVVAKRLREHVRAGDAVARLGGDEFAALICGSDAESQAREIAERLLAELSEPVHYGAERLRVTISIGVALFPRHARNFTGLYKAADMALYRVKELGRSGSRVHGDDGELSEQACLELDVLKVPSGLA; via the coding sequence ATGCTGCAGCGCTTCGCCTTACTGCTCGCTCTTCTGTTGGGACTGTCGACCACGGGCCTGGCAGCGGCGTCCGTGGTGCTCACCGACGCCAGCAGCGGCATGCCGCTCAATGCGCATATCGAGCTACTGGAAGACGACCAGGGCACTCTGACCATCGATGACCTCGCCGCGCCTGAGCAGCAGTCGCGCTTTCAACCGGCCAATGGCCGTGCCAGTGTCGGCCAGAGCCTCAATCCCTGGTGGATCAAGGTCACCCTGCAACGCGATATGCGTGCCCCCGCCCACTGGGTACTGGAAGTGGGCTCGGTGACCCAACTCGACCTGCAGCTCCATCAACCCGACGGCCAGGGCGGCTGGCTGGTGCGTCAAGCCGGCGAGCGCGTCGCCTTCAGCGAGAACCGCGACCACCCCTACCGACGCATGGTGTTCGACCTGCCAGCCCTGGGTGAACAGCCAACGACCTTCTACCTGCGCGCCTTCGACCCAGCGGGCAACTCCTTCCCGCTGCGCATCTGGCAGCTCGACGACCTCACGCAACTGGCCACCCGCGAGAATCTGGCGCTCGGCGTCATCTACGGCGTGGTCTTCGCACTGCTGCTGTACAACCTGTTCATCCTCATCTCGCTGCGCGACAAGGCCTATTTCTGGTATGTGCTGACCACCGCCTTCGCCCTGCTGTTCATCATGAGCATGACCGGTCACGGCGCGCAGTACCTGTGGCCGAACCACCCGGTGCCGGCGTGGCTCGACCGCATCACCTTGCCGTCGTTGTGGGGCCTGTTCGCCAGTCGCTTCACCCAGACGCTGCTGCAGACGCGCGTTTACGTACGCTGGGCGCATCATCTGCTGAACATGGCCTGCGTGATCTATCTCATCGCCATCGTCCTGACCCTGTTCGATCAACGTTACCTGGCCGCCTGGGCCATCGCCCTGCTGTCGCTGACCAGTATCCCCGCCGCCCTGGGCAGCGCCGTGATCCGCTGGCGCCAGGGGTTCTTCCCGGCGCAGCTGTATCTTTACGGTTATGGTCTGGTCCTGGGCAGCGTCGCCATCCTGCTGCTGCGCACCACCGGAGTGCTGCAACCGGCTGAATGGAACGCCTACGTATTCCCGCTGGCCGTGGCAGCCGAATCGATCCTGTTCTCCTTCGCCCTGGCTTATCGCATCCAGATCCTCAAGCAGGAGCGCGCCGTTGCCCTGCAACAGGCAGACCGTGAGAAAACCGCTCGCCTGGCGCAACTGCAGGCCAGCGCCGATGAACTGCAAGCAGCAGTGACCGCACGCACCGCCGAGCTGGCCGCGACCAACGAACAGCTACGCGACCGCGAACGCGAACTGCAGCACGCCGCCTTCCATGACTCGCTGACCGAACTGCCCAATCGACGCTATCTGGTCGAGCGTAGCGAGTCGGCCCTGGCTAACGCCGAGCGGCACAAGGAGAGCGTGGCTTTGCTGCTGATCGACCTGGATCACTTCAAACCGATCAATGACCGTTTTGGTCACGCAGCCGGTGACCTGATGCTGCAGGTGGTCGCCAAGCGCCTGCGCGAGCACGTTCGCGCAGGCGATGCGGTTGCCCGCCTGGGCGGCGATGAGTTCGCCGCTCTGATCTGCGGCAGCGATGCCGAAAGCCAGGCCAGGGAGATCGCCGAACGCCTGCTGGCAGAACTATCCGAGCCCGTGCACTACGGTGCCGAACGCCTGCGCGTGACCATCAGCATCGGCGTGGCGCTCTTTCCGCGCCATGCGAGAAATTTCACCGGGCTGTACAAGGCGGCAGACATGGCCCTTTACCGGGTAAAGGAACTGGGTCGCTCCGGTTCGCGCGTGCACGGCGACGATGGCGAGCTCAGCGAACAGGCCTGCCTGGAGCTGGACGTACTGAAAGTCCCGAGCGGGCTGGCCTGA
- the rplI gene encoding 50S ribosomal protein L9 — MEVILLEKIANLGNLGDKVNVKAGYGRNFLLPQGKATAATEANVAAFEARRAELEKAAAEKKASAESRAAQLAELEVTITATAGDEGKLFGSIGTHDIADALTASGVEVAKAEVRLPNGTIRQIGEYDVAVHLHTDVEATVKVVVVAA; from the coding sequence ATGGAAGTCATCCTGCTGGAAAAAATCGCCAATCTGGGCAACCTGGGCGACAAAGTGAACGTTAAAGCCGGTTACGGCCGTAACTTCCTGCTGCCGCAAGGCAAAGCCACCGCTGCCACCGAAGCCAACGTTGCTGCTTTCGAAGCACGTCGCGCCGAGCTGGAAAAAGCTGCTGCCGAGAAGAAAGCTTCCGCTGAATCTCGCGCTGCTCAGCTGGCTGAGCTGGAAGTCACCATCACCGCCACCGCTGGCGATGAAGGCAAGCTGTTCGGTTCCATCGGCACCCACGACATCGCTGACGCCCTGACCGCCTCCGGCGTTGAAGTGGCCAAGGCTGAAGTTCGTCTGCCGAACGGCACCATTCGCCAGATTGGCGAATACGACGTAGCTGTGCACCTGCACACCGACGTCGAAGCCACCGTCAAGGTGGTTGTGGTCGCTGCTTAA
- the dnaB gene encoding replicative DNA helicase gives MNDISIPEQYDLQTAALKVPPHSIEAEQAVLGGLMLDNNAWERVLDGVSDVDFYRHDHRLIFRAIFKLAERNEPFDVVTLSEQLDKEGQLSQVGGLAYLAELAKNTPSVANIKAYAQIIRERATLRKLISISNEIADSAYAPEGRTGEEILDEAERLIFQIAEDRPKTGGPVGINDILVKAIDRIDTLFNNGDAITGLSTGFDDLDNLTSGLQPADMIIVAGRPSMGKTTFAMNLVENALMRSDKAILVYSLEMPSESIVIRMLASLGRIDQTKVRAGQLDDDDWPRLTSAVNLLNDRKLFIDDTAGISPSEMRARTRRLAREHGEIGLIMVDYLQLMQIPGSSGDSRVNEISEISRSLKGLAKEFNCPVIALSQLNRGLEQRPNKRPINSDLRESGAIEQDADIIMFVYRDEVYHPETEYKGVAEIIIGKQRNGPLGTARLAFLGKYSRFENLAPGSYQFDDE, from the coding sequence ATGAACGACATCAGCATTCCCGAGCAATACGACCTGCAGACTGCCGCCCTGAAAGTGCCGCCGCACTCCATCGAGGCGGAACAGGCGGTGCTCGGCGGCCTGATGCTCGACAACAACGCCTGGGAGCGCGTGCTCGATGGTGTGTCGGATGTCGATTTCTATCGCCATGACCATCGCCTGATCTTCCGCGCCATCTTCAAGTTGGCCGAGCGTAACGAACCCTTCGACGTGGTGACCCTGTCCGAGCAGTTGGACAAGGAAGGGCAGCTGTCGCAGGTCGGTGGCCTGGCTTATCTCGCCGAGCTGGCGAAGAACACGCCGTCGGTGGCCAACATCAAGGCCTATGCGCAGATCATTCGTGAGCGCGCCACGCTGCGTAAGCTGATCAGCATCAGCAACGAGATTGCCGACAGTGCCTACGCCCCTGAAGGTCGCACTGGCGAGGAGATTCTCGACGAGGCGGAGCGGCTGATCTTCCAGATCGCCGAAGACCGCCCCAAGACTGGCGGGCCGGTGGGCATCAACGACATTCTGGTCAAGGCCATCGACCGCATCGACACGCTGTTCAACAACGGTGACGCGATCACCGGCCTGTCCACCGGTTTTGATGACCTGGATAACTTGACCAGTGGCCTGCAGCCGGCCGACATGATCATCGTCGCCGGCCGTCCGTCGATGGGTAAGACCACTTTCGCCATGAACCTGGTGGAAAACGCGCTGATGCGTAGCGACAAGGCGATTCTCGTCTACTCGCTGGAGATGCCGTCGGAATCCATCGTGATTCGTATGCTCGCATCCTTGGGGCGTATCGATCAGACCAAGGTACGTGCCGGCCAACTCGACGACGATGACTGGCCGCGTCTGACCAGCGCAGTCAACCTGCTCAACGACCGTAAGCTGTTCATCGACGATACCGCCGGTATTTCCCCGAGCGAGATGCGCGCGCGTACCCGCCGCCTGGCGCGCGAGCACGGCGAAATCGGCCTGATCATGGTCGACTACCTGCAACTGATGCAGATTCCCGGCTCCAGCGGCGACAGCCGGGTCAACGAGATCTCCGAGATCTCGCGCTCGCTCAAGGGCTTGGCCAAGGAGTTCAACTGCCCGGTCATCGCCCTTTCACAGCTCAACCGTGGTCTGGAGCAGCGTCCCAACAAGCGCCCGATCAACTCCGACTTGCGTGAGTCCGGTGCAATCGAGCAGGACGCCGACATCATCATGTTCGTATACCGCGATGAGGTGTATCACCCCGAGACCGAGTACAAGGGGGTGGCCGAGATCATCATCGGCAAGCAGCGTAACGGCCCGCTGGGCACCGCGCGCCTGGCCTTCCTCGGCAAGTATTCGCGCTTCGAGAACCTGGCGCCGGGTAGCTACCAGTTCGACGACGAATGA
- the rlmB gene encoding 23S rRNA (guanosine(2251)-2'-O)-methyltransferase RlmB has protein sequence MSDLEKIYGVHAVEAMLRHHPKRVKQVWLADGRSDPRVQPLLELAAQSRVKVGQCERREMDAWVEGVHQGVVADVSPSQVWGEAMLEELLDRCEGPPLLLVLDGVTDPHNLGACLRTADAAGALAVIVPKDKSATLNATVRKVACGAAEVIPLVAVTNLARSLEKLQQRGLWVVGTAGEAELEVYQQDMTGPTVLVMGAEGKGMRRLTREHCDYLVKLPMGGSVSSLNVSVATGVCLFEAVRQRQAKRKA, from the coding sequence ATGAGTGATCTGGAAAAGATCTACGGCGTACATGCCGTAGAGGCCATGCTGCGTCATCACCCCAAGCGGGTGAAGCAGGTCTGGCTGGCCGATGGTCGCAGTGATCCTCGGGTGCAGCCCTTGCTGGAGCTGGCTGCGCAGTCTCGCGTAAAAGTGGGGCAGTGCGAGCGCCGTGAGATGGACGCCTGGGTCGAGGGTGTGCACCAGGGTGTGGTTGCCGATGTCAGCCCCAGTCAGGTCTGGGGCGAGGCGATGCTCGAGGAGTTGCTCGATCGCTGCGAAGGCCCGCCTTTGCTGCTGGTGCTCGATGGCGTGACCGACCCGCACAACCTGGGGGCCTGCCTGCGCACGGCGGATGCCGCCGGCGCGTTGGCGGTGATCGTGCCCAAGGACAAATCGGCCACCCTCAACGCCACGGTACGCAAGGTGGCCTGCGGTGCTGCCGAGGTGATTCCGCTGGTGGCGGTGACCAACCTGGCGCGCAGTCTGGAGAAGTTGCAGCAGCGCGGCCTGTGGGTGGTTGGTACGGCCGGTGAGGCCGAGCTTGAGGTCTATCAGCAGGACATGACTGGGCCAACGGTGCTGGTCATGGGGGCCGAGGGCAAGGGTATGCGCCGTTTGACCCGCGAGCATTGCGATTACCTGGTCAAGCTGCCCATGGGCGGCAGTGTCAGCAGTCTCAATGTCTCGGTTGCCACCGGTGTCTGCCTGTTCGAGGCGGTGCGTCAGCGTCAGGCCAAGCGCAAGGCATAG
- a CDS encoding parallel beta-helix domain-containing protein, producing the protein MRLAAPSFIALSLLLTACGEGEAPPVANLDFQKQLQTQLIKAKPGEVIEIPAGTWQLDRSLSLKVSGVTLRGAGMDQSILNFKGQKSGAEGLLVNASDFTIEDLALEDTKGDALKVVGGQNIIIRRVRTEWTNGPATENGAYGIYPVQTENVLIDGVVAIGASDAGIYVGQSRNVVVRNSRAERNVAGIEIENTIGADVYDNVAIGNTGGILVFNMPNLPQPGHTTRVYRNKVESNNHKNFGHKGTPVASVPAGSGVLVNSNDKVEIFDNDIGDHRTANVIVSSYFSTGYTDLSTEADFDPYPEAIHIHGNRFGPGGDSPDNLELKALRLAKFGLNGRLPDILWDGYVNPEKLVDGKLPAELAICIDNGDAGIVNVDGPGGYKNISTDIEPHRCELPRLPAVELHAALAEAGE; encoded by the coding sequence ATGCGCCTTGCCGCCCCCTCGTTTATTGCTCTGTCCTTGCTGCTGACAGCATGCGGGGAGGGCGAAGCGCCGCCCGTGGCCAATCTCGACTTTCAGAAGCAACTGCAGACGCAGCTGATCAAGGCCAAGCCAGGTGAGGTGATCGAGATTCCCGCCGGCACCTGGCAGCTCGACCGCAGTCTGAGCCTCAAGGTCAGTGGCGTGACATTGCGCGGTGCTGGCATGGATCAGAGCATCCTCAACTTCAAGGGCCAGAAGTCCGGCGCCGAAGGGCTGTTGGTGAACGCTTCCGACTTCACCATCGAGGACCTGGCGCTGGAGGACACCAAGGGCGATGCGCTCAAGGTGGTTGGCGGCCAGAACATCATCATCCGTCGCGTGCGCACCGAGTGGACCAATGGCCCGGCTACCGAGAATGGTGCCTATGGCATCTATCCGGTACAGACCGAGAACGTGCTGATCGACGGTGTGGTGGCCATCGGGGCCTCGGACGCCGGCATCTACGTCGGCCAGTCGCGCAACGTGGTGGTGCGCAACAGCCGTGCTGAGCGCAACGTCGCGGGCATCGAGATCGAGAACACCATCGGCGCCGACGTCTATGACAATGTCGCCATCGGCAATACCGGCGGCATCCTGGTGTTCAACATGCCCAACCTGCCGCAGCCAGGTCACACCACGCGGGTCTACCGCAACAAGGTCGAGAGCAACAACCACAAGAACTTCGGCCACAAGGGCACGCCGGTCGCCAGTGTGCCGGCGGGCTCTGGCGTGCTGGTCAACTCCAACGACAAGGTGGAGATCTTCGATAACGATATTGGCGACCACCGCACGGCCAACGTGATCGTCAGCAGCTACTTCAGTACCGGCTATACCGACCTCTCCACCGAGGCGGACTTCGATCCCTACCCGGAGGCCATTCATATCCATGGCAACCGCTTCGGACCTGGTGGCGACAGCCCCGACAACCTCGAACTGAAAGCGCTGAGGCTGGCCAAGTTCGGTCTCAATGGCCGCCTGCCGGACATCCTCTGGGATGGTTACGTGAACCCTGAAAAACTGGTCGATGGCAAGCTGCCGGCTGAGTTGGCCATCTGCATCGACAATGGCGATGCCGGCATCGTCAACGTCGACGGCCCCGGCGGCTACAAGAACATCAGCACGGACATCGAGCCGCACCGCTGCGAGCTGCCTCGTCTTCCTGCCGTCGAGCTGCACGCAGCCCTGGCCGAGGCAGGTGAGTAA
- the alr gene encoding alanine racemase codes for MRPLAAIVDLSAIAHNYAVAKRCAPGRQAFAVVKANAYGHGVREVVTALHEVADGFAVACLEEAAEVRAMHGEARILLLEGCFEASEYAIAAQLGLDVVVQSAAQAEALIAAELARPLNVWLKLDSGMHRLGFDAASLRQWHARLEDAEQVAELNLLSHFACADERGHPLTEQQVERFLDLLDLDFNHRSLANSAAVLAIPAAHMDWLRPGIMLYGATPFAELSARELGLKPAMTLAARVIAVREVAVGESVGYGATWVAERPSRIATVSCGYADGYPRHAPSGTPVLVEGLRAGLAGRVSMDMLAVDITDLPEVDIDSPVELWGSQLPVDEVATACGTIGYELLTKVTARVPRRYIG; via the coding sequence ATGCGTCCGCTTGCCGCCATCGTCGACCTCTCCGCCATCGCTCATAACTACGCCGTCGCCAAGCGCTGCGCGCCCGGGCGTCAGGCCTTCGCCGTGGTCAAGGCCAATGCCTACGGGCATGGCGTGCGTGAGGTGGTGACGGCGCTGCACGAGGTTGCCGATGGCTTTGCCGTGGCCTGCCTGGAGGAGGCGGCCGAGGTGCGCGCCATGCATGGTGAGGCGCGCATCCTGCTGCTCGAGGGCTGCTTCGAGGCCAGTGAATACGCCATCGCCGCGCAGCTTGGACTGGATGTGGTAGTGCAGAGCGCGGCGCAGGCAGAGGCGCTGATTGCCGCTGAGTTGGCGCGTCCGCTCAATGTCTGGCTCAAGCTCGACTCTGGCATGCATCGCCTTGGTTTCGACGCCGCCAGCCTGCGTCAGTGGCATGCGCGGCTGGAAGACGCCGAGCAGGTCGCCGAGCTCAACCTGCTCAGCCACTTCGCCTGCGCCGACGAGCGCGGTCATCCGCTGACCGAACAGCAGGTCGAGCGTTTTCTCGATCTGCTGGATCTGGATTTCAATCATCGCTCACTGGCCAACTCGGCGGCCGTGCTGGCCATTCCTGCCGCGCATATGGACTGGCTGCGCCCCGGCATCATGCTCTACGGTGCTACGCCGTTCGCCGAGCTGAGCGCACGCGAACTGGGGCTGAAACCGGCCATGACCCTGGCTGCGCGGGTGATCGCCGTGCGTGAAGTGGCAGTCGGTGAGAGCGTTGGTTATGGCGCGACCTGGGTGGCCGAGCGGCCCTCGCGTATTGCCACTGTCAGCTGCGGTTATGCCGATGGTTATCCACGCCATGCGCCCAGCGGCACGCCGGTGCTGGTCGAGGGGCTGCGTGCCGGGTTGGCGGGCAGGGTGTCGATGGACATGCTGGCGGTGGATATCACGGATCTGCCCGAGGTCGATATCGATTCGCCGGTGGAACTGTGGGGCAGCCAATTGCCGGTGGATGAGGTGGCCACGGCGTGCGGCACCATCGGCTACGAGTTGCTGACCAAGGTCACCGCACGGGTGCCTCGGCGCTATATCGGCTGA
- a CDS encoding YgiQ family radical SAM protein — translation MQAAKPLFDYPKYWAECFGPAPFLPMSREEMDQLGWDSCDIIIVTGDAYVDHPSFGMAIIGRLLEAQGFRVGIIAQPDWRSKDDFMKLGEPNLFFGVAAGNMDSMINRYTADKKIRSDDAYTPGGLAGKRPDRASLVYSQRCKEAYSHVPVVLGGIEASLRRIAHYDYWQDKVRRSILMDATADILLYGNAERAVVEIAQRLSRGEQVEAISDVRGTAFIRRDTPEGWYEVDSTRIDRPGRVDKIINPYVNTQDTEACAIEQAKGEVEDPNEAKVVQILDSPRMTRDKTVIRLPSFEKVRNDPVLYAHANRVLHLETNPGNARALVQKHGEVDVWFNPPPIPMTTEEMDYVFGMPYARVPHPAYGKEKIPAYEMIRFSVNIMRGCFGGCTFCSITEHEGRIIQNRSHESIIREIEEMRDKVPGFTGVVSDLGGPTANMYRIACKDPEIEKHCRKPSCVFPGICENLNTDHSSLIELYRKARALPGVKKILIASGLRYDLAVESPEYVKELVTHHVGGYLKIAPEHTERGPLDKMMKPGIGSYDRFKQMFEKYSKEAGKEQYLIPYFIAAHPGTTDEDMMNLALWLKRNGFRADQVQAFYPSPMATATAMYHSGKNPLRKVTYKSDEVEIVKSDQQRRLHKAFLRYHDPKGWPLLREALTRMGRSDLIGPAKHQLIPANQPAADDGYQSARRKNSTPVGSKKAGNAGKMLTQHTGLPPRASDGSKPWDKREQAKAAAEARNQQAARERAGAGKGKGKKPGKKPAVPR, via the coding sequence ATGCAAGCCGCCAAGCCGCTGTTCGACTATCCCAAGTACTGGGCCGAGTGTTTCGGGCCTGCGCCCTTCCTGCCGATGAGCCGGGAAGAGATGGATCAGCTCGGCTGGGACAGCTGCGACATCATCATCGTCACCGGTGACGCCTACGTCGATCATCCTTCGTTCGGCATGGCCATCATCGGTCGCCTGCTCGAAGCCCAGGGCTTTCGCGTGGGCATCATTGCCCAGCCGGATTGGCGCAGCAAAGACGACTTCATGAAGCTCGGCGAGCCGAACCTGTTCTTCGGTGTCGCTGCCGGCAACATGGACTCGATGATCAACCGCTACACCGCCGACAAGAAAATTCGCTCCGACGACGCCTATACGCCCGGCGGCCTGGCCGGTAAGCGCCCGGATCGCGCCAGCCTGGTCTATAGCCAGCGCTGCAAGGAGGCCTACAGCCACGTACCGGTGGTGCTGGGCGGCATCGAGGCATCCTTGCGCCGTATTGCCCATTACGACTACTGGCAGGACAAGGTGCGCCGTTCGATTTTGATGGACGCCACCGCCGACATCCTGCTCTACGGCAACGCCGAGCGCGCGGTGGTCGAGATCGCTCAGCGTCTGTCGCGTGGCGAGCAGGTCGAGGCCATCAGCGATGTACGCGGTACGGCCTTCATTCGGCGTGACACGCCCGAAGGCTGGTATGAGGTCGACTCCACCCGTATCGACCGTCCGGGCCGCGTCGACAAGATCATCAACCCCTACGTCAATACGCAGGACACCGAGGCCTGTGCCATCGAGCAGGCCAAAGGCGAGGTCGAAGACCCCAACGAAGCCAAGGTCGTGCAGATTCTCGACAGCCCGCGCATGACCCGCGACAAGACGGTGATCCGTCTGCCGTCGTTCGAGAAGGTGCGCAACGACCCCGTGCTCTACGCCCACGCCAACCGCGTGCTGCACCTGGAAACCAACCCGGGCAACGCCCGCGCGCTGGTGCAGAAGCATGGCGAGGTGGACGTGTGGTTCAACCCGCCACCCATCCCCATGACCACCGAGGAAATGGACTACGTGTTCGGCATGCCCTATGCGCGCGTGCCGCACCCGGCCTATGGCAAGGAGAAGATCCCGGCCTACGAGATGATCCGTTTCTCGGTGAACATCATGCGTGGCTGTTTCGGTGGCTGCACCTTCTGCTCGATCACCGAGCACGAGGGGCGCATCATCCAGAACCGTTCGCACGAGTCGATCATTCGTGAGATCGAGGAGATGCGCGACAAGGTGCCGGGCTTTACCGGTGTGGTCTCCGACCTCGGCGGGCCGACCGCCAACATGTACCGCATCGCCTGCAAGGACCCGGAGATCGAGAAGCACTGCCGCAAGCCGTCCTGCGTGTTCCCCGGCATCTGCGAGAACCTCAACACCGACCACAGCTCGTTGATCGAGCTGTACCGCAAGGCCCGTGCCCTGCCTGGGGTGAAGAAGATCCTGATCGCCTCCGGCCTGCGCTACGACCTGGCCGTGGAGTCGCCGGAGTACGTCAAGGAACTGGTCACCCACCACGTCGGCGGCTACCTGAAGATCGCCCCGGAGCACACCGAGCGTGGCCCGCTGGACAAGATGATGAAGCCGGGGATCGGCAGCTACGACCGCTTCAAGCAGATGTTCGAGAAGTACTCGAAGGAGGCGGGCAAGGAGCAGTATCTGATCCCGTACTTCATCGCCGCGCATCCGGGCACCACCGATGAGGACATGATGAACCTCGCCCTGTGGCTCAAGCGCAACGGCTTCCGTGCCGACCAGGTACAGGCGTTCTACCCGTCGCCGATGGCCACGGCGACCGCCATGTATCACTCGGGCAAGAACCCGTTGCGCAAGGTCACCTACAAGAGCGACGAGGTAGAGATCGTCAAGAGCGACCAGCAGCGCCGCTTGCACAAGGCCTTCCTGCGCTATCACGATCCGAAAGGGTGGCCGCTGCTGCGTGAGGCACTGACGCGCATGGGCCGCAGTGATCTGATTGGCCCGGCCAAGCATCAACTGATCCCGGCTAACCAGCCAGCTGCTGATGATGGCTACCAGAGCGCACGGCGCAAGAACTCCACGCCGGTCGGCAGCAAGAAGGCGGGTAATGCAGGCAAGATGCTCACCCAGCACACGGGGCTGCCGCCTCGTGCCAGCGACGGCAGCAAGCCCTGGGACAAGCGTGAGCAGGCCAAGGCGGCGGCTGAGGCGCGTAACCAGCAAGCCGCGCGTGAACGTGCTGGCGCCGGCAAAGGCAAGGGCAAGAAGCCCGGGAAGAAGCCCGCAGTACCGCGCTGA
- a CDS encoding class I SAM-dependent methyltransferase has translation MHTLERIYPLKMDERLAADQATLELHMQRYEFASDSLAGSRVLDMACGCGYGSALLAERHPDKQITGIDIDPEAIAYAQANYQRPNLRYQCANAETFADSSGFDSIVSLETIEHLPDPLRLAENLVRLLAQGGRIIASVPTTPTLDGNPHHLHDFSPASFARLFSRHGLRPHERFEQIQRWEFSGLFKKSAKKEARQHRSEGVGNAVLAYYRSHPFYLFRRLWSILRYGPSNRYLTCRFSTD, from the coding sequence ATGCACACCCTCGAACGCATCTATCCGCTGAAGATGGATGAGCGCCTGGCCGCCGACCAGGCCACTCTCGAGCTGCACATGCAGCGCTACGAGTTCGCCAGCGACTCGCTGGCAGGCTCGCGCGTACTCGACATGGCGTGCGGCTGTGGTTACGGCAGTGCATTGCTGGCCGAACGGCACCCGGACAAGCAGATCACCGGTATCGACATCGATCCCGAAGCCATTGCCTACGCGCAGGCGAATTATCAGCGACCCAACCTGCGCTATCAGTGCGCCAATGCCGAAACCTTCGCCGACAGTTCAGGCTTCGACAGTATCGTCAGCCTGGAAACCATCGAGCATCTGCCAGACCCGCTGCGCCTGGCAGAAAATCTCGTACGACTGCTGGCCCAGGGTGGCCGTATCATTGCCTCGGTGCCGACCACACCGACACTCGACGGCAACCCGCACCACCTGCATGACTTCAGCCCGGCCAGCTTCGCGCGCCTGTTCAGCCGCCATGGGCTGCGCCCGCATGAGCGTTTCGAGCAGATCCAGCGCTGGGAGTTTTCCGGGCTGTTCAAGAAGTCAGCGAAAAAGGAGGCCCGCCAGCACCGCTCGGAAGGCGTCGGCAATGCCGTACTGGCGTATTACCGCAGCCACCCGTTTTATCTGTTCAGGCGCTTGTGGTCGATCTTGCGCTACGGCCCGAGCAATCGCTACCTGACCTGCCGTTTCAGCACGGATTGA
- the rpsR gene encoding 30S ribosomal protein S18, with protein MARFFRRRKFCRFTAEDVKEIDFKDLNTLKAYISETGKIVPSRITGTKARYQRQLATAIKRARFLALLPYTDSHGR; from the coding sequence ATGGCACGTTTCTTCCGTCGTCGTAAATTCTGCCGCTTCACCGCTGAAGACGTGAAAGAGATCGATTTCAAAGATCTCAACACCCTGAAAGCCTACATCTCGGAAACCGGCAAAATCGTTCCTAGCCGTATCACCGGTACCAAGGCTCGTTATCAGCGTCAGCTGGCCACCGCTATCAAGCGCGCCCGCTTCCTGGCCCTGTTGCCCTACACCGACAGCCACGGCCGCTGA